CGCACCTGCGACCGTTTCCGCCGGAGCGAAGTCGCCCCCCATGGCATCAAGGGCGATCCTCATGCGCGCCTCCCTCCCCGACCTCGACTCTGTCCCCAGCCGGCGAGGGGTCCAAGGCGAACACCACGAACTCCCCCTTGAACACGTCCTCGCCTCCGACCTGGGACACCACGTTCACGCGATACCTCCGGCCACTGCGTTCAGTGACCTTTGCCGTTGCCACAAGCCTGTCGCCCGCTCTCACGGGCTTTAGGAACTTCACGGTCGCAGACCCCGTGACCGCCACCTCGGCGTCAACGAGCGCGACCGCAAGCGAGTTCGCCTGCGCAAAGATGTGATGCCCCCTCACGATGCCGCTCCGCTTGAACGCCATCTCAGCCGTGGGCTCGAGGATGGACACGCCCTCCTGCCCAAGCGCAACCCGAACGAGGTCCCCTATGACCTCCCCCGTCATCACAGACCGCACCTTTTTCGTGGCTTCCTCAGCCACCCTCCTGGTACGCTCCCGGGATTCCGGGATCCCGAGCTCCAACCTATCAAGCCGGATGGTCTGGACGCTTACGCCCAACCTTGCCGCAAGCTCCCGGTCAGTGACAAACGGGTCCGACTCGAGCAGTTCTCGAAGACGGCTATGGCGTTCAGGTTTGGACATGCTAGGAGCCAACGTGCGATCGCTCCTTGCTAGACACCGCTGGAGGCCGTCCACGTCAGCGGGCTCCCTCGCACGAGCCGCAGATAGGAAACAGTGCGGGCCGAACGTAAGGAAACCTAGACATAACGACGCCTCCGGCTCGTTCTTATGACCTCGTATTAGTATCTGCTGCTAACTCAGTATACACCGGCGGCGCGGTGTTTGCAAGCTCACGCGGACCAGGACCATCAGGCACGCGCCCGCGCATCGCCCATCCCCGCGCCGCCGCGCAACTCGGCGATCAGCCAAACCCCAGACAAAAAAGGGCCGCTCCGACGTGCAAGCCCGTCAGGGCGGCCCGAAGGTGGCCAGCATACTCGAGGCCATCGCCCGGCGCAGCCTATGAGGAGGCTCCCGCCCGCGTCGCGGCAACGAAAGAAAACGAACAGACAAAAAAGCGATGGCCCACGAACGATCCTCAGCCTATGCTTCCTTTTTTCTCTTCTCCTCCTCGATTTTTATGACCTCGCGCCCGTCGTAATAGCCGCACTCAGGACACACACGGTGAGGCATCCTCAGTGCATGACACTTGGGGCATTTGACGAGCGTGGGCCCATCGATCTTCCACGTCGCC
Above is a genomic segment from Bacillota bacterium containing:
- the fapR gene encoding transcription factor FapR; the protein is MAPSMSKPERHSRLRELLESDPFVTDRELAARLGVSVQTIRLDRLELGIPESRERTRRVAEEATKKVRSVMTGEVIGDLVRVALGQEGVSILEPTAEMAFKRSGIVRGHHIFAQANSLAVALVDAEVAVTGSATVKFLKPVRAGDRLVATAKVTERSGRRYRVNVVSQVGGEDVFKGEFVVFALDPSPAGDRVEVGEGGAHEDRP
- the rpmF gene encoding 50S ribosomal protein L32 encodes the protein MANPKGKFGKSRTRKRRATWKIDGPTLVKCPKCHALRMPHRVCPECGYYDGREVIKIEEEKRKKEA